A single genomic interval of Halomonas sp. GT harbors:
- a CDS encoding MerR family transcriptional regulator, with amino-acid sequence MSIKATHPPDTPLYPIREVSRLTGVNSVTLRAWERRYGLIRPQRTPKGHRLYAQDDITRIERILQWLNRGVPVSQVADLLDQPETVETPSPDAGDWASQRQLLQTTIEAVDLPKLEALYHQSLALYPLSVAINELWQPVILTLEAKWAKQPDDLVRRTFEAFLRSQVGIRLHYANQATRGPLILLSAMPDDPGPLWVLMCALMASEQGYRVQLFDRSLALEDLPQAVSRLHSSMVLLSSGQRESDDYISRALPEAAEALNVPIGVCGEVARLRENELRDGPVQMLGDDLPQAISRLRPLLRESGIL; translated from the coding sequence ATGAGCATCAAGGCGACCCACCCACCCGATACCCCGCTTTATCCGATTAGGGAAGTTTCCCGTTTAACGGGTGTGAACTCGGTCACTCTTCGTGCCTGGGAGCGTCGCTATGGTTTAATTCGTCCACAGCGCACCCCAAAAGGTCATCGTCTATACGCGCAAGACGATATCACTCGCATTGAGCGCATTCTGCAATGGTTGAACCGCGGCGTTCCGGTTAGCCAAGTGGCTGATTTACTTGATCAACCCGAAACGGTAGAAACACCATCGCCGGATGCTGGCGACTGGGCAAGTCAGCGGCAGTTACTGCAGACCACCATAGAAGCCGTTGACCTTCCCAAGCTGGAAGCGCTTTACCACCAGAGCTTGGCGCTATATCCCTTAAGCGTTGCAATTAATGAGCTTTGGCAGCCCGTTATTCTTACGCTAGAAGCCAAATGGGCCAAACAGCCCGATGATCTTGTGCGACGCACCTTTGAAGCCTTTCTTCGTAGCCAGGTCGGCATTCGCCTGCACTATGCTAATCAGGCAACACGCGGGCCGCTCATCCTGTTAAGCGCGATGCCTGACGACCCAGGCCCACTATGGGTTTTAATGTGTGCGCTAATGGCCAGCGAACAAGGTTACCGCGTGCAACTGTTTGATCGGTCGCTGGCACTGGAGGATCTTCCACAAGCTGTCTCCCGATTGCACTCATCGATGGTACTGCTTTCTAGCGGCCAACGAGAAAGCGATGACTATATTAGTCGTGCACTTCCCGAGGCAGCAGAAGCGTTGAATGTTCCTATTGGGGTCTGTGGGGAAGTGGCACGATTAAGAGAAAATGAACTGCGTGACGGTCCGGTACAGATGTTAGGCGACGACCTGCCGCAAGCCATTTCACGACTTCGCCCCTTGTTGCGCGAATCGGGAATTCTCTGA
- a CDS encoding NAD(P)/FAD-dependent oxidoreductase, with amino-acid sequence MLEPLRESLPLSDVHSVAIIGAGLSGLACGQQLAAQGIRVALFDKARGPGGRMSSKRRLSATLDLGAQAFSVRNERFANKVAEWQVAGCVARWPTSLYQASASGWQIHNDDQLRYTGAPRMSAVTRHLANTLNALPNATITLETHIAALDKVAAGWQLHDSHGSIHGPFDVVVISAPPPQAKALLAEWEPTLAAACEEKPQRGCWAGWVIFEEPLPPMAKVVATWHTVHAQHPVLRLASRNHTKPGREHQPESISLLAQLDWSDAHIESDSESTAQQLLEAFISLLPDNTKLPNIIELGAHRWRYAQPAQAGYQSYLYSTNGLALCGDSFKGSRVEDAWLSGDELGRALLGQSV; translated from the coding sequence ATGCTTGAACCATTGCGTGAGTCATTACCACTTTCCGACGTCCACTCAGTGGCAATTATCGGTGCAGGTTTGTCTGGCCTTGCTTGCGGGCAGCAACTTGCCGCTCAGGGAATTAGGGTGGCGTTATTTGATAAAGCGCGTGGCCCCGGCGGACGTATGTCAAGTAAACGACGTCTCTCAGCGACACTGGATCTAGGTGCTCAAGCGTTTAGTGTGCGCAATGAACGATTCGCCAATAAAGTAGCCGAGTGGCAAGTCGCTGGTTGTGTTGCTAGGTGGCCCACCTCTCTTTATCAGGCTAGCGCATCCGGCTGGCAAATACATAATGACGACCAGTTACGTTATACCGGTGCACCACGTATGAGTGCAGTCACCCGCCATCTTGCCAATACGCTCAACGCATTACCTAATGCCACTATTACGCTTGAAACCCATATTGCTGCGCTTGATAAGGTGGCGGCTGGCTGGCAACTCCACGATTCCCACGGATCAATACATGGACCTTTTGACGTGGTGGTTATCAGCGCGCCACCACCCCAGGCCAAGGCATTACTAGCAGAGTGGGAACCGACACTGGCGGCCGCCTGTGAAGAAAAGCCCCAGCGTGGATGCTGGGCAGGTTGGGTTATTTTCGAGGAGCCACTACCCCCCATGGCGAAGGTAGTAGCAACTTGGCACACCGTTCATGCACAACATCCTGTGCTTCGCCTAGCATCACGCAATCACACCAAGCCTGGGCGTGAACATCAGCCGGAAAGTATTAGCTTGCTTGCTCAACTGGATTGGAGTGATGCACATATTGAGAGCGACAGCGAAAGTACCGCCCAACAGTTGCTAGAAGCATTTATATCGCTGCTACCCGATAATACAAAGCTACCGAACATTATTGAACTCGGTGCGCACCGCTGGCGCTATGCTCAGCCAGCACAGGCTGGATATCAGTCGTACTTATACAGCACGAATGGCCTAGCCCTTTGTGGTGATAGCTTCAAAGGTAGTCGTGTCGAAGATGCTTGGTTATCAGGTGATGAACTAGGTAGGGCTCTATTAGGCCAGTCGGTCTAA
- a CDS encoding TIGR01777 family oxidoreductase — MRVLITGGSGFVGQRLCQQLLTQGHDVQVVSRAPHQVRGRLPKACDIRDSAQAFMDTPPEVLINLAGESIAAKRWSDSQKETLIRSRIASTQQLITLCEQLEANGQALPSVMISGSAMGYYGDQGDKVVDETTPPNDEFAHQLCAQWEAAAKPIEAMGVRLAIVRIGLVLETGGGTLQKMLPPFKLGLGGRFGSGEQFMPWIHRDDLVAAIMFLMNESTLSGAFNGSAPHPVTNAEFTKTLAKQLHRPAIFPVPAFVLKAGFGEMSQLLLTGADMRPARLIEAGFTFQYPTLDKALEAIL; from the coding sequence ATGCGGGTATTAATAACCGGAGGTAGCGGCTTTGTTGGTCAGCGGCTCTGCCAACAACTTCTCACCCAAGGGCATGATGTGCAGGTGGTTTCCCGGGCCCCGCATCAGGTGCGTGGCAGGTTGCCGAAAGCCTGCGATATTCGTGATAGTGCCCAGGCATTTATGGATACCCCACCGGAAGTGTTGATAAACCTTGCTGGTGAGTCAATTGCGGCAAAGCGCTGGAGTGACAGCCAAAAAGAGACACTGATTCGCTCTCGTATCGCCAGTACGCAGCAACTGATTACGCTTTGCGAGCAGCTCGAAGCTAATGGGCAAGCGTTACCAAGCGTAATGATTAGCGGCTCTGCGATGGGGTATTACGGTGATCAAGGCGATAAGGTGGTGGATGAAACAACGCCACCAAACGATGAGTTTGCTCATCAGCTTTGTGCGCAATGGGAAGCAGCGGCAAAACCGATCGAGGCAATGGGCGTTCGCTTAGCGATCGTGCGTATTGGTTTAGTGCTTGAGACAGGGGGCGGTACGCTGCAGAAGATGCTGCCACCCTTTAAGCTTGGACTTGGGGGGCGTTTTGGAAGTGGCGAACAGTTTATGCCCTGGATTCATCGAGATGATCTTGTGGCAGCGATTATGTTTTTGATGAACGAATCAACGCTTTCAGGCGCGTTTAATGGCAGTGCGCCGCATCCGGTAACGAATGCTGAGTTCACGAAAACGTTGGCTAAGCAGCTTCACCGACCAGCGATTTTCCCCGTGCCCGCTTTTGTACTAAAAGCGGGCTTCGGGGAGATGTCACAGCTGTTGCTGACTGGGGCCGATATGCGCCCTGCACGCCTGATCGAGGCTGGGTTTACCTTTCAGTACCCGACGCTTGATAAGGCGCTAGAGGCGATTCTTTAG
- the rapA gene encoding RNA polymerase-associated protein RapA → MSDFSPGQRWISDGEAELGLGTVLNCDARSVTILFSASQETRTYNTRQAPLTRVMFGGGDRVISADGWQMIVDDSKETSGLITYIGEDSDGNPRELSEAKLADTMQFDQARDRLLTGQVDRNDWFDLRFRTLHHYQRIEQHSALGFAGPRIDLIPHQLYIADEVAGRHAPRVLLADEVGLGKTIEAGLVLHRLLLAGRVERALILVPDSLTHQWLVELLRRFSLKVSLLDEQQSLAHGSANPFESAQIVLASQGWLFANTHRQEQALASHFDLLIVDEAHHLDWSPDGSGPGYQCVEQLAADIPGLLLLTATPEQMGVESHFARLRLLDAERYHDIERFKDEEHHYIAVAQAIDALDELPNTVEARERVDNVANDRDSQALLATLCNPEASTEQQNAARAQLRDALLDRHGTGRVMFRNSRRHVGGFPERRLHLAQLELPSAYRRVLRRLERDDDYLDELLIETGMDHPDVLIYPDTMYRELSNDPLNTESWWHIDPRVNWLLEKLSDDSDSGFANDKVLIIAHHRETAEGLAEGLRVLGGYHAPVFHEGLSLVERDRAAAAFADEEDGCQVLVCSEIGSEGRNFQFCRHLVMFDMPQHPDQLEQRIGRLDRIGQRHAIELHVPTFTGSPGERLLRWYHEGMDAFSAPHGIGSDLFDAFGDALADALLDDEMLNEIIDETREMFTAKLAERDAGRNRLLELNACRPARAQQVIDAVRELDEDPALPRFVERALDIFGVDSQEIGNGLLYLQPSQHMLDGLPGLVKGEEGFSATYSRSLALARDDIQRLSWEHPLLREMMERILDGTMGNTALALLRHPAIPSGRLMAELVFRTQCPAPRSLHLNRFLPPTAVRVLLDESGANLTSKISFTGLGKNLQKVNKSLARDLIKSRHDQLRALLIQGEGEAERELPSIVESAETRMRAQLDAELARLTALAEHNPAVRSEELEALKQERQALSDAIENTRLRLDSVRVIITVDPNA, encoded by the coding sequence ATGAGCGATTTTTCTCCCGGCCAGCGTTGGATTAGCGACGGCGAGGCTGAGCTTGGACTCGGCACCGTGCTTAACTGCGACGCCCGTAGCGTTACCATTTTGTTCAGTGCCAGCCAGGAAACCCGTACCTACAATACCCGCCAAGCCCCCTTAACCCGCGTCATGTTCGGCGGCGGCGACCGCGTGATTTCTGCTGATGGCTGGCAGATGATCGTAGACGATAGCAAAGAGACCAGCGGCTTAATCACTTATATTGGCGAAGATAGCGACGGCAACCCTCGCGAGCTATCCGAGGCAAAGCTCGCCGATACCATGCAGTTTGATCAGGCGCGCGATCGGCTGCTGACTGGCCAGGTTGATCGCAATGATTGGTTTGACCTGCGCTTTCGCACGCTGCACCATTATCAGCGCATCGAGCAGCACAGCGCCCTGGGTTTTGCTGGGCCGCGTATCGATCTGATTCCCCACCAGCTTTATATCGCTGACGAAGTGGCAGGCCGCCATGCGCCACGTGTCTTGCTTGCAGACGAAGTTGGGCTGGGTAAAACGATTGAGGCTGGGCTGGTTCTACACCGCCTCCTCCTGGCTGGCCGAGTTGAACGCGCATTAATTTTGGTGCCTGACAGTCTTACTCACCAATGGCTAGTAGAGCTTTTACGCCGTTTCTCACTCAAGGTAAGCTTGCTAGATGAGCAGCAAAGTCTCGCCCACGGTAGTGCTAACCCATTTGAAAGCGCCCAAATAGTACTGGCCAGTCAAGGTTGGCTATTCGCCAACACACACCGTCAAGAACAGGCTCTGGCGAGCCACTTTGACCTGCTCATCGTCGATGAAGCCCATCACCTCGACTGGAGCCCTGACGGCAGCGGCCCAGGCTATCAGTGCGTTGAGCAGCTTGCTGCTGATATTCCAGGCTTATTGCTGCTGACGGCTACGCCAGAGCAGATGGGGGTCGAGAGCCATTTTGCTCGCCTGCGCTTGCTAGATGCTGAGCGCTATCATGATATCGAACGCTTTAAAGACGAAGAGCATCATTACATTGCTGTTGCTCAAGCCATTGATGCCTTGGATGAGCTACCCAATACCGTCGAGGCACGTGAACGGGTCGATAATGTCGCGAACGACCGCGACAGTCAGGCGCTGCTAGCAACGTTATGTAACCCTGAAGCAAGTACCGAACAGCAGAATGCTGCGCGCGCTCAGTTACGCGATGCTCTGCTTGATCGTCACGGCACCGGGCGCGTCATGTTCCGCAACAGTCGCCGGCATGTGGGTGGATTCCCAGAACGTCGCCTACACCTAGCTCAGTTGGAGCTCCCATCGGCCTATCGGCGCGTGCTGCGTCGCTTAGAACGCGATGATGACTACCTGGATGAGTTGCTGATTGAAACAGGCATGGATCATCCCGATGTATTGATCTATCCAGATACAATGTATCGCGAGCTCAGCAATGATCCGCTTAACACCGAATCCTGGTGGCATATCGACCCTCGGGTAAACTGGCTGCTGGAAAAACTTAGCGACGACAGCGATAGCGGCTTTGCCAACGACAAAGTACTGATTATTGCTCACCATAGAGAAACCGCTGAAGGACTTGCCGAAGGGCTGCGCGTGCTAGGCGGCTATCACGCTCCGGTGTTCCACGAAGGGCTATCGCTCGTGGAGCGTGACCGTGCCGCTGCGGCCTTTGCCGATGAAGAAGACGGCTGCCAAGTGCTGGTGTGCTCTGAAATTGGCTCAGAAGGCCGCAACTTTCAGTTCTGTCGCCACTTGGTGATGTTTGATATGCCCCAGCATCCGGACCAGTTGGAGCAGCGTATCGGCCGCCTCGACCGAATAGGACAACGCCACGCAATTGAACTCCATGTCCCCACCTTCACTGGCAGCCCAGGCGAGCGTCTGCTGCGCTGGTACCACGAAGGTATGGATGCTTTTAGCGCTCCTCACGGCATTGGCAGCGACCTCTTCGATGCGTTTGGCGATGCCCTCGCCGATGCGTTACTCGACGATGAAATGCTCAATGAAATCATCGATGAAACCCGTGAAATGTTCACCGCCAAACTGGCTGAGCGGGACGCTGGCCGTAACCGACTGCTAGAGCTAAATGCCTGCCGCCCTGCTCGTGCACAGCAGGTAATTGATGCGGTGCGTGAACTGGATGAAGACCCTGCGTTGCCACGCTTTGTAGAGCGCGCCTTGGATATTTTTGGTGTAGACAGCCAAGAGATTGGCAATGGCTTGCTTTATTTGCAGCCTAGCCAACATATGCTGGACGGACTCCCAGGGCTCGTGAAAGGTGAAGAGGGCTTCTCAGCCACTTACAGCCGTTCACTGGCACTTGCACGAGATGATATTCAGCGACTCTCTTGGGAGCACCCGCTGCTACGCGAAATGATGGAGCGCATCCTAGATGGCACAATGGGAAACACTGCGTTGGCGTTATTGCGCCACCCAGCCATTCCCAGCGGCCGTTTAATGGCTGAACTTGTGTTCCGCACCCAATGCCCTGCACCTAGATCGCTGCACCTCAACCGCTTCTTGCCCCCCACGGCAGTACGCGTCCTACTTGATGAATCAGGCGCAAATCTAACCAGTAAGATCTCCTTCACTGGTCTTGGCAAAAATCTGCAGAAAGTGAACAAATCACTGGCACGGGACTTGATCAAAAGCCGCCATGACCAGCTGCGTGCGCTTCTCATTCAGGGGGAAGGTGAAGCCGAACGTGAGTTACCCAGCATCGTAGAGAGCGCTGAAACACGTATGCGAGCTCAGTTAGATGCAGAACTAGCCCGCTTGACCGCCCTGGCTGAGCACAACCCAGCTGTTCGTAGTGAAGAACTTGAGGCGCTGAAGCAAGAGCGCCAAGCGCTCAGCGACGCGATAGAAAACACGCGCTTACGGCTTGATTCCGTGCGAGTGATTATCACAGTCGACCCCAACGCCTAA
- a CDS encoding TlpA disulfide reductase family protein — protein sequence MNAIAIGPLLISTPRLYALGCALLLLLASRYLLGLTSSQHGRWFNGLLVVWLLAARIVFVMLNWESYSAEPLEALKVWQPGYNALGGLIAGLIWTAWALRERLLSLIGGLAMLVGTTSLWLVLVTLAPLGNEFAIDALPEVTLDDVDGNAVHLPSLAESGDLIIVNLWATWCPPCLREMPLLEEAAKREGVSVVVANQGEDLLPIVRYLDEQTLDFRYALRDPNQTLMAQFQAPGLPTTVLFDRQGNTLDVHVGELTRAHLERWLKD from the coding sequence ATGAATGCGATTGCCATTGGACCACTGCTGATCTCCACCCCTAGGCTATATGCCCTAGGCTGCGCGCTACTACTGTTATTGGCTAGCCGCTATCTACTGGGATTAACGTCTTCTCAGCATGGGCGCTGGTTCAACGGGCTATTGGTGGTATGGCTGCTGGCGGCCCGGATTGTTTTTGTCATGCTCAATTGGGAAAGCTACAGCGCAGAACCGCTGGAAGCGCTCAAGGTATGGCAGCCCGGTTACAACGCACTGGGTGGTCTAATTGCGGGGTTAATTTGGACAGCTTGGGCACTGCGCGAGCGGCTGTTGTCACTCATCGGCGGCCTTGCCATGTTGGTTGGCACGACAAGCCTGTGGCTGGTCTTGGTAACGCTGGCCCCCTTAGGTAATGAATTTGCTATTGATGCGCTACCAGAGGTGACTTTAGACGATGTGGACGGCAACGCAGTGCACTTACCTTCGCTGGCCGAAAGCGGTGACCTTATTATCGTTAATCTATGGGCGACTTGGTGCCCGCCCTGCCTGCGGGAGATGCCGCTGCTTGAAGAAGCAGCAAAGCGTGAAGGTGTCAGTGTGGTAGTCGCTAACCAAGGTGAGGACTTACTGCCGATAGTGCGTTATTTAGACGAGCAAACACTGGATTTTCGCTACGCCCTGCGTGACCCGAACCAAACGTTAATGGCGCAATTTCAGGCTCCCGGCCTCCCCACCACTGTACTTTTTGATCGTCAGGGCAACACGTTAGACGTACACGTCGGCGAGTTAACTCGCGCCCACCTGGAACGCTGGTTAAAAGATTGA
- a CDS encoding ABC transporter substrate-binding protein: MINKRALATAVAASSLALAGMAQAEVKVGFLGGFTGGIESLTPPIFAGAQLAVEQINEQGGILGGQTLEMPSGDTTCSDASAASNAADRMVNSEQVTAIVGALCTGATIAAANNAAIPGGVLMVSPASTAPAVSELDDNDLVFRTVPSDAFQGEMLAKLLLDKGIDFVAVTYVNNDYGRGLSDAFSDAFEAGGGEIAENLAHEDNRADYRSELGSLSSSGADTLVVLAYADTSGQTVLRQAYESGMFTQYVGADGMVGDSLVEAIGADVLDGMIATRPGSPDLPGTDIFNEAAEAAGIDPSAVFAAQAYDAAFLVALAIEQNGSAEREGLSEALRSVSSAPGEVILPGEWEKAVELIAAGTEINYEGASGSHEFDENGDVPGVVVEMVVEEGSFTSKGLVEL, from the coding sequence ATGATTAATAAGCGCGCATTAGCCACCGCCGTTGCGGCCTCGTCACTCGCTTTAGCGGGTATGGCTCAGGCGGAGGTCAAAGTTGGCTTCTTGGGCGGCTTTACCGGGGGAATTGAAAGCCTGACGCCACCCATTTTTGCGGGTGCTCAGCTTGCCGTTGAGCAGATAAATGAGCAGGGCGGTATCTTAGGTGGACAAACACTGGAGATGCCTTCAGGGGATACCACCTGTTCGGACGCATCAGCTGCGTCTAACGCCGCGGATCGTATGGTGAACTCTGAGCAAGTCACCGCGATTGTCGGCGCTTTATGTACAGGAGCAACGATTGCTGCTGCTAATAACGCAGCAATTCCAGGCGGTGTGTTGATGGTCTCACCCGCGTCAACGGCGCCCGCCGTTTCTGAGTTGGATGATAACGACTTGGTTTTCCGTACCGTGCCATCGGATGCCTTCCAGGGCGAAATGCTTGCCAAGCTATTGCTTGATAAAGGTATCGACTTTGTTGCGGTGACCTACGTTAACAACGACTATGGCCGTGGCTTGTCGGATGCCTTCAGTGACGCCTTTGAAGCGGGCGGTGGCGAAATAGCAGAAAACCTCGCACATGAAGATAACCGTGCCGACTACCGCTCTGAGCTTGGCTCGCTTTCTTCGAGTGGTGCAGACACGCTGGTCGTGCTGGCCTATGCCGATACCTCCGGCCAGACGGTACTGCGCCAAGCCTACGAAAGCGGCATGTTCACCCAGTATGTGGGTGCCGATGGCATGGTCGGTGATAGCTTAGTAGAAGCGATTGGCGCAGATGTACTAGATGGAATGATCGCCACACGTCCTGGCAGCCCTGACCTCCCCGGCACGGACATTTTCAATGAAGCGGCTGAAGCAGCGGGCATTGACCCTAGCGCTGTATTCGCTGCCCAGGCTTATGACGCGGCCTTCCTAGTAGCGTTGGCTATTGAGCAAAATGGCAGTGCCGAGCGTGAGGGGCTTTCTGAAGCGCTACGCAGTGTTTCCAGCGCGCCAGGTGAAGTAATACTACCGGGCGAGTGGGAAAAAGCGGTTGAGTTGATCGCAGCCGGTACAGAGATCAACTACGAAGGCGCTTCTGGCTCTCATGAATTTGATGAAAACGGCGACGTGCCCGGCGTTGTTGTGGAAATGGTGGTAGAAGAGGGCTCGTTCACTAGCAAAGGTTTGGTTGAACTCTAG
- a CDS encoding branched-chain amino acid ABC transporter permease produces the protein MNHSTKNRNPAYTPKDATPERRFPLRELVLFGALLAAVLAVYATMGAAYSTRMLVEAACYAILALGLTIQWGYAGQFNAGVMGFVALGGFCAMLFSVPVNDAFWGTELPGELGQVLLYGIAATLIVVGVTKLDRFGVPKRLRTVLAIVIGIVLYLIVISLLREVTSQIQSQAGFIGGFGLPAWVGWIVGGALAGGVGYFIGHVCLGLRSDYLAIATLGIAEIIKAFLKNSDWLTRGTATVSPLPWPTPGPAELGFTLSRAIYLSVTAVVIAVIFFLLHRAYHAPWGRMIRAIRDNEVSSAAMGKDINKRRLEIFVLGCILMGLGGGMLGTFNSLFDPQGYLPLNHTFLVLVMVILGGPGNNLGTIFGAVAVYIIWIMSEPLALFLMQLVVTLGENAFGWEAPSNMDSRALQARVLVIGMLITLVLRFAPKGLLPEKIKTHG, from the coding sequence ATGAACCATTCCACAAAAAACCGTAATCCTGCTTACACGCCCAAAGATGCCACTCCTGAACGGCGCTTTCCGTTGCGCGAGCTAGTGCTATTTGGCGCTCTATTAGCTGCTGTGCTAGCGGTTTACGCCACCATGGGCGCAGCGTACAGCACGCGTATGCTGGTAGAGGCTGCTTGTTACGCCATTCTTGCCCTGGGCCTAACGATTCAATGGGGCTATGCCGGGCAGTTTAATGCTGGCGTCATGGGCTTCGTCGCGCTCGGCGGTTTCTGCGCCATGCTATTTAGCGTCCCGGTGAATGACGCATTCTGGGGGACAGAGCTACCGGGAGAACTTGGCCAAGTTCTGCTGTATGGCATTGCGGCAACCCTGATCGTCGTCGGAGTGACGAAGCTTGACCGATTCGGCGTACCGAAAAGGCTACGCACCGTGCTCGCCATCGTGATCGGGATCGTGCTCTATTTGATTGTCATCAGCCTGCTTCGCGAAGTGACCAGCCAAATACAGTCTCAGGCGGGCTTTATTGGCGGATTTGGCTTACCTGCCTGGGTAGGCTGGATTGTGGGTGGTGCGTTGGCGGGCGGCGTTGGCTACTTTATTGGCCACGTTTGCCTTGGCCTACGCAGTGACTACCTCGCCATTGCCACACTAGGTATCGCGGAAATCATCAAAGCTTTTTTGAAAAATTCCGACTGGCTGACACGCGGCACAGCCACGGTATCGCCTCTCCCTTGGCCTACCCCCGGCCCAGCTGAACTCGGCTTTACGCTTTCCCGAGCGATTTATCTTTCAGTGACGGCTGTCGTGATCGCAGTGATTTTCTTTTTACTCCATCGGGCTTACCACGCCCCCTGGGGAAGAATGATTCGTGCGATTCGCGATAACGAAGTCTCGTCAGCGGCCATGGGTAAAGATATCAACAAGCGGCGCTTGGAGATTTTCGTATTAGGCTGCATTTTGATGGGCCTTGGCGGCGGCATGCTGGGCACTTTTAACAGCCTGTTTGACCCTCAAGGCTACTTGCCTCTCAATCACACCTTCCTGGTGCTGGTCATGGTTATTTTAGGTGGCCCAGGTAATAACCTTGGCACCATTTTTGGGGCGGTCGCGGTTTATATCATTTGGATTATGTCAGAACCGCTGGCTCTATTTTTAATGCAACTAGTGGTCACGCTAGGGGAGAACGCTTTCGGCTGGGAAGCGCCTAGCAATATGGATAGTCGCGCACTGCAAGCGAGGGTTCTGGTAATCGGTATGTTGATTACCCTGGTACTGCGCTTTGCTCCGAAAGGTCTGCTGCCAGAGAAAATTAAAACCCACGGTTAA
- a CDS encoding branched-chain amino acid ABC transporter permease: protein MNELVFFINNVVIAGSVTGSIYAIGAIGVTLIFSIMRFAHFAHADIMTFGAFMVLLLTTAFPAVGASIGVPTALVMLPLAMLLTAALAVGIDKAFYKPLRAHGVKPIVMVIGSLGVTLMLQGFIRLFSGTGGQSLYVDDRKEIFRIALPFEGVRAPIVITEPQIYLFVITLVAVVALHLFLNRSRLGKAMRAMSDNPELAQASGINTNTIVAVTWVIAGALAAIAGTLLSLDVTFKPDLSFFLLLPIFAAAIVGGVGHPYGAIAGGFVVGFAETLAVFNWNVLLRPFRDSLPTWLELPSNLAFVGTEYKIVVPFFILVAILVWRPTGLFKGKVI, encoded by the coding sequence GTGAACGAACTGGTCTTTTTTATCAATAACGTAGTGATTGCAGGTAGCGTCACTGGCTCTATTTATGCCATTGGTGCCATTGGCGTCACGTTAATTTTTAGCATTATGCGCTTTGCCCACTTTGCCCATGCCGACATAATGACGTTTGGTGCCTTCATGGTGCTGCTCCTAACGACCGCATTCCCAGCGGTGGGCGCTAGTATCGGAGTACCTACAGCGCTCGTCATGCTGCCGTTAGCGATGCTGCTTACTGCAGCACTGGCAGTGGGCATTGATAAGGCGTTCTATAAGCCGCTACGCGCCCATGGAGTAAAGCCTATTGTGATGGTCATTGGCTCGCTGGGCGTGACACTTATGCTCCAAGGATTTATCCGGCTATTTTCCGGTACCGGTGGTCAAAGCTTGTACGTCGATGACCGCAAGGAAATTTTCCGCATCGCGCTACCTTTCGAGGGAGTTCGAGCCCCCATCGTGATTACCGAGCCTCAGATTTATTTGTTTGTGATTACGTTAGTGGCAGTGGTCGCCCTACACCTATTCCTCAATCGCTCGCGACTTGGCAAAGCCATGCGCGCCATGTCAGACAACCCGGAACTTGCTCAGGCATCTGGTATTAATACCAACACCATTGTGGCCGTCACATGGGTGATTGCAGGCGCACTGGCGGCAATTGCGGGCACCCTGTTGTCACTAGATGTCACGTTTAAACCCGACCTAAGTTTCTTCCTGCTACTGCCTATTTTCGCGGCGGCTATTGTCGGAGGCGTAGGCCACCCGTACGGGGCCATTGCAGGAGGTTTTGTCGTCGGCTTTGCAGAAACCCTGGCAGTATTTAATTGGAATGTTCTCCTGCGCCCGTTCCGCGACAGTCTACCTACCTGGCTCGAGCTCCCCTCTAATCTCGCCTTTGTAGGCACTGAATACAAAATTGTGGTGCCGTTCTTTATTTTGGTAGCCATCTTAGTGTGGCGTCCTACCGGCCTGTTTAAAGGCAAGGTGATCTAA